Proteins from a single region of Deinococcus malanensis:
- a CDS encoding MarR family winged helix-turn-helix transcriptional regulator — MNSAEPSPSTETDELYTLVRTVLRLSRRFRQTLDEPLEQALGLNTKELLVLAAIMDGFDTPGAVASRHSLPAPTVTRIVTKLVASGLVERISDPGDLRRQRLQLTDAGARTRARTRATAQDIVQAHFGHLPAPTVHAALEALAVLDAALARPEAEALA; from the coding sequence ATGAACAGTGCTGAGCCCTCCCCTTCAACCGAGACGGACGAGCTGTACACGCTGGTCCGCACTGTGCTGCGGCTGTCGCGGCGGTTCAGGCAGACGCTGGATGAGCCGCTGGAGCAGGCGCTGGGCCTGAATACCAAGGAACTGCTGGTGCTGGCGGCCATCATGGACGGCTTTGACACGCCGGGGGCCGTGGCCTCGCGTCACAGCCTGCCCGCGCCGACCGTGACGCGCATTGTGACCAAGCTGGTGGCCTCGGGGCTGGTCGAGCGCATCAGCGACCCTGGTGACCTGCGCCGTCAGCGCCTGCAACTGACCGACGCAGGTGCCCGGACGCGCGCACGAACCCGCGCCACTGCACAGGACATCGTGCAGGCCCACTTCGGGCACCTGCCGGCCCCGACCGTGCACGCGGCCCTGGAAGCCCTGGCCGTGCTGGACGCCGCCCTGGCACGCCCCGAGGCGGAGGCCCTGGCATGA
- a CDS encoding VOC family protein — protein MTGRGIGPSRARLDHLVVAARSLPAGRDWLEGRLGVPLQPGGEHDAFGTHNALLSLGPDEYLEVIAVNPAAPVPRRARWFALDDPAMRARLEAGPALIHWVAQVDILPPDQEALDLSRGENRWTLTVPAGGQLPLGGVAPSLITWHTPPPPTRLIDQGVRLAVLRLGTPDPDGLRARLDRMHFSGPVEVYEAPQSELGATLDTPGGPVTL, from the coding sequence GTGACCGGGCGCGGGATCGGCCCCAGCCGGGCCCGCCTGGACCATCTGGTGGTGGCGGCCCGCAGCCTGCCTGCGGGCCGTGACTGGCTGGAGGGCCGTCTGGGTGTGCCGTTGCAGCCGGGCGGTGAGCATGACGCGTTCGGCACCCACAACGCCCTGCTCTCCCTGGGTCCAGACGAGTACCTGGAGGTCATTGCGGTCAACCCCGCTGCGCCTGTTCCGCGCCGGGCCCGCTGGTTTGCCCTGGACGACCCGGCCATGCGCGCGCGCCTGGAAGCGGGGCCCGCCCTGATTCACTGGGTCGCGCAGGTGGATATCCTGCCCCCGGACCAGGAAGCCCTGGACCTCAGCCGCGGCGAGAACCGATGGACCCTGACCGTGCCGGCCGGTGGACAGCTGCCGCTGGGCGGGGTCGCGCCGTCCCTGATCACCTGGCACACCCCGCCGCCCCCCACCCGCCTGATCGATCAGGGGGTGCGGCTGGCGGTGCTGCGCCTGGGCACTCCTGATCCCGATGGTCTGCGTGCGCGGCTGGACCGGATGCACTTTTCGGGCCCGGTGGAGGTCTATGAGGCACCTCAATCGGAACTGGGCGCCACACTGGACACGCCCGGTGGACCGGTCACCCTGTAA
- a CDS encoding NUDIX domain-containing protein, with amino-acid sequence MSFFLVAWLVVLDPAGRVLLGRRAGVAYAEGLWGLPGGRVERGEALAHAAVREAAEEVGLHVDPGRLSPLGVARYDLGEAHGVDFLFVARIWEGEPAPLENTSEVGWFHPGALPPDSLPWLADVLDTHLRAGVWLSEQLG; translated from the coding sequence ATGAGTTTCTTTCTGGTCGCCTGGCTGGTCGTTCTGGACCCGGCCGGACGTGTGCTGCTGGGACGCCGGGCTGGCGTGGCCTATGCAGAAGGCCTGTGGGGACTGCCGGGTGGCCGGGTCGAGCGTGGAGAGGCGCTGGCCCACGCCGCGGTCCGGGAAGCGGCCGAAGAAGTGGGACTTCATGTCGATCCGGGTCGTCTCAGCCCCCTGGGGGTCGCCCGGTACGACCTGGGGGAGGCTCATGGCGTGGACTTCCTGTTTGTGGCCCGGATCTGGGAGGGCGAGCCTGCGCCACTCGAAAACACTTCGGAAGTCGGCTGGTTTCACCCCGGCGCCCTGCCGCCCGACAGCCTGCCCTGGCTGGCAGATGTTCTCGACACGCATCTCAGGGCTGGGGTCTGGCTCTCCGAACAGCTTGGCTGA
- a CDS encoding GGDEF domain-containing protein, protein MDLKDVVRKPPLRAPPLRRIRAALAQYLLHDELQEEIILLRRMFVIMAVAALVGIPGALWVQAPDYDPLDRVVLPLCGLMYLVLLITVLSGRVDPRRAFVLSFLTNASYLLLAYNHQFRVFAPQYGVLSQSTYWFAVLYVAAFLIFPTRLARYFVRGILGLTIAITLGHLLLTPELLRSRELLGGIIQFLLAGVVLTSMQSRFGTLRDRLSAVQIAASCDALTGAANRRAAEEHLQALHRAGEPYTVILFDIDHFKGVNDEHGHATGDLVLVNVTRSARQLLPDSALFARWGGEEFLIVLPALPKEEVYELLRTLRGQLRHQSFGPQEGVTACFGVAHARPGETPEQIVARADAAMYARKNRGRNGVEFSTMTPETAAHLMP, encoded by the coding sequence ATGGATCTGAAAGACGTTGTCCGGAAACCGCCACTGAGAGCCCCGCCCCTTCGCCGGATACGCGCTGCGCTGGCTCAGTATCTGCTGCACGACGAACTGCAGGAAGAAATCATCCTGCTGCGGCGGATGTTCGTGATTATGGCGGTGGCAGCCCTGGTGGGCATCCCCGGGGCGCTGTGGGTGCAGGCTCCCGACTACGATCCGCTGGACCGGGTGGTGTTGCCCCTGTGCGGTCTGATGTATCTGGTGCTGCTGATCACGGTGCTGTCCGGGCGCGTGGACCCCCGCCGGGCGTTCGTGCTCAGCTTCCTGACCAACGCGTCGTATCTGCTGCTGGCCTACAACCACCAGTTCCGGGTCTTTGCCCCGCAATACGGCGTGCTTAGCCAGAGCACCTACTGGTTCGCGGTGCTGTACGTCGCGGCCTTTCTGATCTTCCCTACACGGCTGGCCCGGTATTTTGTGCGCGGCATCCTGGGGCTCACGATTGCTATTACGCTGGGTCATCTGTTGCTCACCCCTGAACTGCTGCGCAGCCGGGAACTTCTTGGAGGCATCATCCAGTTTCTGCTGGCCGGGGTCGTGCTGACCAGTATGCAAAGCCGGTTCGGTACCCTGCGTGACCGCCTGAGTGCCGTGCAGATCGCGGCGTCGTGTGACGCCCTGACCGGAGCGGCCAATCGCCGCGCCGCCGAGGAACATCTGCAGGCTCTGCACCGCGCCGGAGAGCCCTATACCGTCATTCTTTTCGACATCGATCACTTCAAGGGCGTCAACGACGAACACGGACACGCCACCGGTGATCTGGTGCTTGTCAACGTCACGCGCAGCGCCCGGCAGCTTCTACCTGACTCTGCCCTGTTTGCGCGCTGGGGTGGCGAGGAATTTCTGATTGTGCTCCCGGCGTTGCCCAAAGAGGAGGTCTATGAGCTGCTCAGGACGTTGCGTGGGCAGTTGCGCCACCAGAGTTTCGGTCCGCAGGAGGGTGTCACCGCGTGTTTCGGGGTGGCCCATGCGCGGCCCGGCGAGACCCCCGAGCAGATCGTGGCCCGTGCAGACGCGGCCATGTATGCCCGCAAGAACCGGGGGCGCAATGGCGTGGAGTTCTCGACAATGACCCCAGAGACGGCAGCTCACCTGATGCCCTGA
- a CDS encoding CynX/NimT family MFS transporter, translating to MNLRNRAAPVLLVLGIVLVALNLRPVIAGFGPLLAPIQRDLAVSAATVSLLTTIPLLCWGALALVAPALARARSAEVVILGCLGLIVLGAALRAGPTFPWILAGTLLVGAGIAVVNVLLPSLIRRDFPGRLGLMTGIYTTAVVGGATVASAVAVPLQGALGGSWRLALGVWAGLAVLGALAWWPVVIGRPVRSGLQPMPSGRVWTNPAALPLTLYMGTQSLVFFTWLTWLPRILLDRGVSSAEAGMLLSLGNLVQLPFTLAVPVLAARLPSARPLVVALSTAFAAGLAGLLLLPQVPNLVWVLLLGAASGSAFPLALYLIARRARNTAEAPGLSAVAQGYGYLLAATGPFLFGAVHDFTGDWSPPLILLLGFTALVLISGWWASGEPAERLEVA from the coding sequence TTGAACCTGCGCAACCGTGCCGCCCCTGTGCTGCTGGTCCTGGGCATCGTCCTGGTGGCCCTCAACCTGCGCCCGGTGATTGCCGGGTTCGGTCCGCTGCTGGCGCCTATCCAGCGGGATCTGGCGGTCAGTGCGGCCACCGTCAGTCTGCTGACCACCATTCCGCTGCTGTGCTGGGGCGCGCTGGCCCTGGTGGCTCCAGCGCTGGCCCGCGCCCGAAGTGCCGAAGTGGTGATCCTGGGGTGTCTTGGACTGATTGTCCTGGGCGCAGCGCTGCGTGCTGGTCCCACCTTTCCCTGGATTCTGGCCGGGACCCTGCTGGTGGGGGCCGGCATCGCGGTGGTCAATGTGCTGCTGCCCAGCCTGATCCGGCGGGATTTTCCCGGCCGTCTGGGCCTGATGACCGGGATCTACACCACGGCTGTCGTGGGTGGGGCCACCGTGGCGTCGGCCGTGGCGGTGCCTTTACAGGGTGCGCTGGGCGGCTCGTGGCGGCTGGCGCTGGGCGTCTGGGCAGGACTGGCTGTCCTGGGAGCCCTGGCCTGGTGGCCGGTCGTGATTGGGCGACCGGTACGCAGCGGCCTGCAGCCCATGCCATCCGGGCGGGTGTGGACCAACCCGGCGGCACTGCCGCTGACGCTGTACATGGGCACGCAGTCACTGGTGTTCTTCACCTGGCTGACCTGGCTGCCCAGAATACTGCTGGACCGTGGTGTCAGCAGCGCCGAAGCTGGGATGTTACTGTCACTGGGCAATCTGGTGCAGCTTCCGTTTACGCTGGCAGTGCCCGTGCTGGCCGCACGCCTGCCTTCCGCCCGGCCGCTGGTGGTGGCCCTTAGCACCGCCTTCGCGGCCGGGCTGGCTGGCCTGCTGCTGCTCCCCCAGGTCCCCAACCTGGTGTGGGTGCTGCTGCTCGGGGCGGCGTCGGGCAGTGCCTTTCCGCTGGCGCTGTACCTGATCGCCCGGCGGGCCCGCAATACGGCTGAGGCGCCCGGGCTTTCGGCCGTAGCGCAGGGGTATGGCTACCTGCTGGCCGCCACCGGCCCCTTCCTGTTCGGAGCGGTGCATGACTTCACGGGTGACTGGAGCCCGCCGCTGATCCTGTTGCTGGGGTTCACTGCACTGGTCCTGATCAGCGGATGGTGGGCCAGTGGAGAACCTGCCGAACGTCTGGAGGTCGCATGA
- a CDS encoding rhomboid family intramembrane serine protease: MRRPGSPAVRPSPARRAGSPVAATILTATLTGGLWTQEVVDTFAFGGQLDAFGIQPRDPDSLVHVLSAPFLHAGFAHLMANTVPLAVLTFMSAVRGVGRFLVATLLIVLVGGGLVWLFGRGNSTHLGASALVFGYLAYLLGVGWWERTPAALGMAAVAFILYGGALWGVLPGNPVVSWEAHLFGFLAGLLAAALLHRKRPPLPGRAPLR, from the coding sequence ATGCGCCGGCCCGGTTCCCCTGCTGTTCGTCCCTCCCCTGCCCGGCGCGCCGGTTCCCCGGTGGCGGCCACGATTCTGACGGCCACGCTGACCGGCGGCCTGTGGACCCAGGAAGTGGTGGACACGTTTGCCTTCGGCGGGCAACTCGACGCCTTCGGCATTCAGCCCCGCGACCCCGACAGTCTGGTCCATGTCCTCAGCGCCCCCTTCCTGCACGCGGGCTTTGCCCACCTGATGGCCAATACGGTTCCGCTGGCGGTCCTGACGTTCATGAGCGCAGTCCGGGGGGTGGGGCGCTTTCTGGTGGCCACCCTATTGATCGTGCTGGTGGGCGGCGGGCTGGTGTGGCTGTTCGGCCGCGGCAACAGCACCCACCTGGGTGCCAGCGCCCTGGTGTTCGGGTACCTCGCCTACCTGCTGGGCGTGGGATGGTGGGAGCGGACGCCCGCCGCGCTGGGCATGGCCGCTGTGGCCTTCATCCTGTACGGCGGGGCCCTGTGGGGCGTGCTTCCTGGTAACCCGGTCGTGTCGTGGGAAGCCCATCTGTTCGGGTTTCTGGCCGGGCTGCTGGCCGCGGCGCTGCTGCACCGGAAGCGTCCACCGCTACCCGGCCGCGCGCCGCTGCGCTGA
- a CDS encoding NAD(P)/FAD-dependent oxidoreductase: MLDVLVVGGGLSGLSAARVLRRAGQRVRVVEAGSHPGGRVATRVVDGFTLDAGYQVLFPAYPAVQRQLNLAALDLVPLPSGAAIRRGARVDVVGDPLRDPAGLPGTLTTRVIPLGDKLRLARLALQLRGPAPHALLRGPDETTEAYLRRQGFSDSALDTFFRPFFGGIFLRRDLSTSARLFRYYFRMLIDGGAALPRGGIGAIAAQLAAGLELDTGVRVRRLAAHGAHVTAETSAGDLDARQVIVATDPFVAQELTGEPTARGRVSSTYLYYATAQAIDPETRLLLNAAADGLINNAQWTSQAVPGRAPAGQHLLTVSVLGEPHQDDAALDQQVRAELAGWYGSQNVATLRLLHVERIAYAQFPQPPEFAATLPGHATRLPGVLLASEVTSMSSLQGALESGEKAAAIVLGDLAAQSRPRGA; encoded by the coding sequence ATGCTGGATGTTCTGGTGGTGGGAGGGGGCCTCTCAGGCCTCAGTGCCGCGCGGGTGCTCAGGCGTGCCGGGCAGCGGGTGCGCGTGGTGGAAGCCGGGTCGCATCCTGGCGGGCGCGTGGCCACGCGTGTGGTGGATGGGTTCACACTGGACGCCGGGTATCAGGTGCTGTTTCCGGCCTACCCGGCCGTGCAGCGTCAGCTGAACCTGGCGGCGCTGGATCTGGTGCCCCTGCCCTCTGGCGCGGCTATCCGGCGCGGCGCCCGCGTGGACGTGGTGGGTGACCCCCTGCGCGACCCGGCCGGCCTGCCGGGGACCCTGACCACCCGCGTCATTCCGCTGGGTGACAAGCTGCGCCTGGCCCGGCTGGCCCTGCAACTGCGTGGTCCGGCGCCTCACGCCCTGTTGCGCGGTCCCGACGAGACCACCGAGGCGTACCTCAGACGCCAGGGGTTCAGCGACTCAGCACTGGACACATTTTTCCGGCCGTTCTTCGGCGGCATCTTTCTGCGCCGAGACCTGAGCACCTCGGCGCGGCTGTTCCGCTATTACTTCCGCATGCTGATCGATGGGGGAGCCGCCCTGCCGCGCGGTGGAATAGGGGCCATTGCCGCGCAACTTGCTGCCGGGCTGGAGCTGGACACCGGGGTGCGGGTCAGACGGCTGGCTGCGCACGGCGCGCATGTCACGGCCGAGACCAGTGCCGGGGACCTCGACGCGCGGCAGGTCATCGTGGCCACCGATCCTTTCGTGGCCCAGGAACTGACCGGCGAGCCCACGGCGCGCGGCCGGGTGAGCAGCACCTACCTGTACTACGCCACGGCCCAGGCCATCGACCCGGAAACGAGACTGCTGCTCAATGCTGCAGCGGACGGCCTGATCAACAATGCCCAGTGGACCTCCCAGGCGGTCCCGGGCCGCGCCCCGGCCGGACAGCACCTCCTGACCGTCAGCGTGCTGGGTGAGCCGCACCAGGACGACGCCGCGCTGGACCAGCAGGTGCGGGCAGAACTGGCCGGCTGGTACGGAAGTCAGAATGTGGCCACACTGCGCCTTTTGCACGTTGAGCGCATTGCATACGCGCAGTTTCCACAGCCGCCGGAATTCGCCGCGACCCTTCCCGGACATGCCACCCGTCTGCCCGGAGTGTTGCTGGCCTCCGAGGTCACGTCCATGAGCAGCCTGCAGGGCGCCCTGGAAAGCGGCGAGAAGGCTGCGGCTATTGTGCTGGGCGACCTCGCGGCGCAGAGCCGTCCGAGGGGCGCGTGA
- a CDS encoding MDR family MFS transporter, with protein MRAPVPPADRQKLLAFAGILMVLFLSSLNMTVVGSAMPRVIADLGGFDLYAWAFTAYSLTTTITIPIVGTVSDRYGRRPLILAGILVFSLGSMALGFVQSMEGLIALRAVQGIGGGMLMAMSFTAIADLFSPIERGRYQGYTGAVWGISSVVGPLAGGFLTDHLGWRSVFFVNLPFALLALWFIWRYFRLPAPTGGGHFDRLGAVLLAGSVTTLTLAMSWGGAPYAWTSPRIVGLLAATLVLGLWYVRHSRQQERPLLDLRLLRDRGIAIASVAGFFVSAGMFAAILYLPLYMQGVRGSSAAGSGLALAPLMGGMILTSTLAGQLVSRTGRYKLLIIGGALVATLALLLANGLGMTTPLWIAVGIMVLLGLGLGPVNSQLTLAVQNAAPREQLGSATGGNQFFRQIGGTLAVSLFGALVNRQLAANLDAELPAQARALPAPLQEALTNPNLLTSPEATSRLQAGLTQLGQGELMAPIVHALRSVMVGAIDHVFLIAALMVFISFVAVLFLPEQPLKGRVPAGRTGRQQGAATD; from the coding sequence ATGAGGGCGCCCGTCCCGCCTGCCGACCGCCAGAAACTGCTGGCCTTTGCCGGCATCCTGATGGTGCTGTTCCTGAGCAGCCTGAACATGACCGTGGTGGGCAGCGCCATGCCTAGGGTCATTGCTGATCTGGGGGGCTTTGACCTGTATGCCTGGGCGTTCACGGCCTATTCGCTGACCACCACCATCACCATTCCCATTGTCGGGACCGTGAGCGACCGCTACGGACGGCGCCCGCTGATCCTGGCCGGCATTCTGGTGTTCTCGCTGGGCAGTATGGCCCTGGGATTCGTGCAGAGCATGGAAGGACTGATTGCCCTGCGCGCCGTGCAGGGCATCGGGGGCGGGATGCTGATGGCCATGAGCTTTACGGCCATCGCGGACCTGTTTTCGCCTATCGAGCGCGGGCGCTACCAGGGATACACGGGCGCGGTGTGGGGAATCAGCAGTGTGGTGGGGCCGCTGGCGGGCGGATTCCTGACGGACCACCTGGGCTGGCGCAGCGTGTTTTTTGTCAACCTGCCTTTTGCGCTGCTGGCCCTGTGGTTTATCTGGCGCTATTTCCGGCTGCCGGCGCCCACCGGTGGCGGACATTTTGATCGTCTCGGGGCGGTGCTGCTGGCGGGGTCGGTCACCACCCTGACCCTGGCCATGTCGTGGGGCGGCGCCCCGTACGCCTGGACCAGCCCGCGCATCGTCGGACTCCTGGCCGCCACGCTGGTGCTGGGCCTCTGGTACGTGCGCCACAGCCGCCAGCAGGAGCGGCCGCTGCTCGATCTGCGGCTGCTGCGTGACCGGGGCATCGCCATTGCCTCGGTGGCCGGGTTTTTCGTCAGCGCCGGCATGTTTGCCGCAATCCTGTACCTGCCCCTGTACATGCAGGGCGTGCGGGGCAGCAGTGCCGCAGGCAGCGGCCTGGCCCTGGCGCCCCTGATGGGCGGCATGATCCTGACCAGCACCCTGGCGGGACAGCTGGTCAGCCGTACCGGCCGCTACAAGCTTCTGATCATCGGCGGGGCGCTGGTGGCCACTCTGGCCCTGCTGCTGGCCAATGGACTGGGGATGACCACCCCACTATGGATTGCGGTGGGCATCATGGTGCTGCTGGGCCTGGGCCTGGGACCAGTGAACAGCCAGCTGACCCTGGCGGTCCAGAACGCCGCGCCGCGAGAACAGCTGGGCAGCGCCACGGGCGGCAACCAGTTCTTCCGGCAGATCGGCGGAACCCTGGCGGTCAGCCTGTTCGGGGCGCTGGTCAACCGCCAGCTTGCGGCCAACCTTGACGCGGAGTTGCCTGCCCAGGCGCGCGCGCTCCCGGCCCCGCTGCAGGAAGCCCTGACCAACCCCAACCTGCTGACCAGCCCCGAGGCCACCAGTCGTCTGCAGGCCGGACTGACCCAGCTGGGCCAGGGCGAACTGATGGCGCCCATCGTGCACGCCCTGCGCAGCGTAATGGTCGGCGCGATTGACCACGTGTTCCTGATCGCGGCGCTGATGGTGTTTATCTCCTTCGTGGCGGTGCTGTTCCTGCCGGAGCAGCCGCTCAAGGGTCGTGTTCCTGCAGGTCGGACGGGACGGCAGCAGGGCGCCGCGACCGACTGA
- a CDS encoding thiamine ABC transporter substrate-binding protein: protein MRKILCSALLMLGAAGAQSTLTVITHDSFSVDKKLIAQFEAANKARVRFVKGGDAGELLSRLILTRRAPVADVVYGLDNSLLARARTAGILEAYRSPAQAGVPARYRLDDTGLLTSVDYGYVALNYDRAYFEKAGLALPRTLDDLKKPEYARLTVVSSPATSSPGLAFLLATVNHYGEAGAWAWWKAARAGGLKVTRGWSDAYYKEFSRNGGKYPIVLSYASSPAAEVFYADGYDPKKLPAQSPTANLFLPGSTYLQIEGVGILKGTKQGTLARKFVDFMLSAPVQADIPTRMWVYPAASGTRLDPVYRFAQQPDVRAAAPNVTANPQRLVDAWITQVLRAR from the coding sequence ATGCGTAAGATTCTGTGTTCTGCCCTGCTGATGCTGGGTGCTGCCGGTGCCCAGAGCACCCTGACCGTGATTACCCACGACAGCTTTTCCGTGGACAAGAAACTGATCGCTCAGTTCGAGGCTGCCAACAAGGCCCGCGTACGCTTTGTGAAGGGCGGCGACGCGGGTGAGTTGCTCAGCCGCCTGATCCTGACCCGCCGCGCGCCAGTGGCCGATGTGGTCTACGGCCTGGACAACAGCCTGCTGGCCCGGGCCAGGACGGCCGGAATCCTGGAAGCCTACCGGTCACCGGCCCAGGCCGGTGTGCCCGCCCGTTACCGGCTGGACGACACCGGCCTCCTGACCAGTGTGGACTACGGTTACGTGGCCCTGAACTACGACCGGGCCTACTTCGAGAAAGCAGGCCTGGCACTGCCCCGCACACTGGATGACCTGAAGAAGCCCGAGTACGCGCGCCTGACCGTGGTGAGCAGCCCGGCGACCAGCAGCCCTGGCCTGGCGTTCCTGCTGGCCACCGTAAACCACTACGGCGAAGCCGGTGCGTGGGCGTGGTGGAAAGCCGCGCGGGCCGGCGGCCTGAAAGTTACCCGTGGTTGGAGCGACGCCTACTACAAGGAGTTCAGCCGCAACGGCGGGAAATATCCCATCGTGCTGAGCTACGCCAGCAGCCCCGCTGCGGAAGTGTTCTACGCCGACGGCTATGATCCCAAGAAGCTGCCGGCCCAGAGCCCGACCGCCAACCTGTTCCTGCCCGGCAGCACCTACCTGCAGATCGAAGGGGTCGGCATCCTGAAAGGCACGAAGCAGGGAACCCTGGCCCGCAAGTTCGTGGACTTCATGCTCAGCGCGCCGGTCCAGGCGGATATTCCCACCCGAATGTGGGTGTATCCGGCAGCCAGTGGAACCAGGCTCGACCCGGTGTACCGCTTCGCTCAGCAGCCGGACGTCAGGGCGGCCGCACCGAATGTCACCGCCAACCCCCAGCGCCTGGTAGACGCCTGGATCACCCAGGTGCTGCGGGCCCGCTGA
- a CDS encoding NUDIX domain-containing protein, translated as MVESGEVWQLPKGGIEDGESPRQALLRELREEAGLSDVQPVAALGVLERLNYARTSWQVTSCVLATTSGAGRPPLEPGFKLEWSPLGTAPALFWPEQTDLLKAVASGMAAGRWEIGPASPLAPPVYPKG; from the coding sequence GTGGTCGAAAGTGGGGAGGTGTGGCAGCTTCCCAAAGGTGGGATCGAAGACGGTGAGTCGCCTCGGCAGGCGCTTTTGCGCGAATTGAGAGAAGAGGCCGGTCTGAGTGACGTGCAGCCAGTGGCAGCGCTGGGCGTCCTGGAACGCCTGAACTATGCACGCACCTCCTGGCAGGTGACTTCCTGTGTCCTTGCCACGACCTCAGGGGCCGGCAGACCCCCTCTTGAACCTGGATTCAAGCTGGAGTGGAGCCCCCTGGGAACGGCACCCGCCCTGTTCTGGCCCGAGCAGACTGATCTGCTCAAGGCGGTCGCATCAGGAATGGCGGCCGGGCGCTGGGAAATTGGGCCCGCTTCACCGCTCGCCCCCCCGGTGTACCCCAAAGGGTGA